ATCAGGTGTCACTTACCGGGCCAATCGAATTTATTCGATTGTTTAATTTTGCTTTTAGTCTAGCAAATTATTCTTTTTAGTGATTACTTTTTACTTCACTTGACTGAAGTCAAGTGGCCCGTTTTTTCAAGATGATAGCTATTCATTCAAGAGGATGTATTTTGAGAATTGTGAGCCATATAAGAAACAAACATAGCTAGTGTTTAGTATCTTTTCACACAATTATCATAACTTCGCTTTACAAAAAACTCTTAAGTTATATGAAATCATTTCCGATAATTATCACATTACTGATATTCTGTCTGCAATCCATATCCGGACAATCAGAAACCCACCCGGAAGAACGCTTAAAGATGGCAGGATTTACCCTTCCGGAAGCAAAGAAGCCCATTGCAAATTTTGTAACCTCCGTACGGGATGGCAATAAACTGTATCTTTCCGGACACGGCTATTGTGGTGAGCCGACTGCCGTGGACAAAGGCAAACTCGGAAAGGATCTTTCAGTAGAGCAAGGATATCAGGCAGCAAAAAATGTTGGATTATGTATGCTCGCCACTGTCAAACATGCAGTAGGTGACCTCTCAAAAGTAAAGCGAATCATCAGAGTATTTGGCATGGTCAATTCGACGGAAGACTTTGTCCAGCAACCATTGGTGATGAACGGATTTTCAGATTTAATGGTTCTCGCTTTTGGTGAAAACGGCAAGCATGTCAGATCCGCAGTAGGTATGGCACAGCTTCCCGGTGGGATGTCCGTTGAAGTAGAAATGATGCTGGAGATTGAGGAGCAGAATAAGTAGCAGCTTTTTTACTTACCTGAATTCCAGCTATAATACTTGAGGCACCAAGTTCTTCGATATTTTGAAATGACGGAATGTTAAGTTAATAAATCAAATACAAATGAATGATTTAATCGAAATAGAAGAAAATAAAGGTTTAAAATTTCCGGAAATTTATAAGGCTTTTTATGCACGATGTGAAAAATCAATTCCAAACGGAATGGTTGGAAGTGATTTATACAATAATTACAAAGAATTAAATGAATGGGCTAAAGAATTACTAAACGAAGATAAAGTTGAAAACTTTCTTTCTGAAGATGATTTTGTTTTTTTGATGCATCAAGGCTACATGTTTTGGTATTTTAAAGCCAATGGAAATGAAAATCCAGACGTTTATTTTTACCACGAAGCGGAATTGATACCAAAAAAAATATGTTCATTAGAATATTTCATTAAGTACTATCCTAAAATCCAAAATTAACTATGCAAAAGGTTATCGAGTTTACTTTAAAGAAAGGAATGGTAAAATAATTGTTTTACTGATTGCAGGAGACAAATCAACCCAACAAACCGACATAGAAAAAGCAAAAGAAATTTTGAAATCATTAAAAGACTAAAAAAATGGAAGTATCAAAATTTGACATAGCAGATTATTTAGACAGTAATGAAATGATTGCTGAATATCTGAATGAAGTTTTAGAGCAGGGAAACGATAATGACTTAATAACAGCAATTGGAAATGTAGCGAAAGCAATCGGGATGACAAAAATTGTTGAAAAATCGGGATAAAGCAGACCTAGTTTGTATAAGGCATTATCTGATGGTTCGAAACTTCAGTTTTCCACTATAATGAAAGTGTTAAGAGCTATAGGAGGTCACTTAACGGTGAACGCAAAATCTTCTTTACATAAACTAAAAAACTGGTCTTACACAGTTGTATTGCTAATAGCGGTTTTGCATTTGAAAACGTCTTTCAACAAAAACATTTTTTTAACTTGAAAAATAATGAATAAAAATGAACAACATTACAACAGAAAATATAAAAGAAATTGCGGAGCAACTTGATATTGGATTCCGTGCATTTGTTCACAAAACAACAGGACAACTGCTTTTCGTTCCAAACCAAAGCGAGTTGCTTGAAATAGACATGGAAAGTTGGGCCGAAGATCTGGAAGAATTGGAAAACAACTTTATGGACTATTTCGAATTTGAAAAATGGTCTTCCAGAGACTCGTTCAGTATGATGGCGGATTTTGCAGAGCACTTGACAGCCAACAGACACCTGCAAAGCAGACTGTATGATGCTTTGAACAAGAAAAAACCATTTAGAGAATTTAAGTTCGTTATTGATAATTCCGGCGACTACAGACAACAATGGTTTGACTTCAAAAACAAATGGCAGCAGGACTTTGTGGTGAGACAATTGAACTTTGATGGTCGAAGGCTGTGACTTCCTTCAGATTTATCCCGATAGAATCCATTCCTAAGTAACAAAGAAGCAGTATTTCACTTGACGGGTTTGCAATGAATTTCCAATTTGTCATCAAAAAAGTTGTAGGAAAACGATGATAATTTAATGAAATTATATTCCTCTGCTGTCGCAAGTTTGCAACTTGTGCCATGTTCAATATGGCTGCCAAAAAATACACTCGAATGACGGAATTTTATAACTTTGTAACATCGATCTCTCGCTAAATAATAAAAATTATAAAATTATGGACAAAGAAATTAAAAACAACAAGACAAAAGGCTTATTTGGAATTGGCTTGTCAATATTGTTTGTGATGTTAGGGGTCTATCTTCTGACTGAATTTCCGAAAAACAATTTAAACTTAAACCCATTGTTGGTTAAAGGAATTGGCATTGCCTGTATTTTGTTTTTTGGAGCTATTTTTATCCTTGGAATGAGAAAATTGCTAAAATGATAGGATATAAGCAAATGCTGGGTGTAGTTTGAGCCTAGTTTATTTTCCCATGCTCCTTAAGCACGTCTATTACTTCCTGCTCACTAAACTTAGTAATATTGGATATTAATGAGATAGCCAAACCATTCTCAAAAGCATTCAGGATGACTTCTTTTTTTCCTTTGATTTCTCCTTTGATTTCTCCTTCGATTTTTCCTTTGATTTCTCCTTTGATTTCTCCTTTTCTTACCAATTGATCATATGTACTCATAATATCTTTTTTTATGTCAGGTGATATTTTTTGGACTATTTCAATAAGTTTGTTTTCATCCATTTCTGTCACTTGTAGCGTATAAACAATCATCGTTCTGATAAAGTTCCTGCTTAGATAGGGATTTATACTCGTAAGAATTCGTTCAATATGTGCTTCAAGCAACTCCGGATTGAATCTGTGTTTTTGCAGGGTGATTGCGGAATACAACATACCATTGCGAAGTGCCAGGAGACTTTCATCAGACATACCCATCAGTGAAATAAAAATGCTCTCAAAAGTGGGTATATAATTTTGTATGTCTTCCGGAAATGCAGTAAAAAAATCTTTTATTCGCTTTAACTTCCACTTCGCTTTTCCCTGGTAGTAAATGACAGGAATAATGGGGTGGATCACTTCCTTATTTTTGAATTGTGTGAGATAACCATTTGCAATGTAACCCAATAATTGGAAAGCGGCATACTTTTCAGGAGTTGACTTATTTTCCAGCAAAAGACTTACATAAACATCTTTTTGATTTGTTTCTTTCATGGGAATTCTAAAGACGATATCAGAGAAACTTTCTGAAAGTTCAGGCGTAATGTAATGGGTATTGGCATAAGTCAGATCTTCCAGCTTCAGCACAATTCTTAAATTTTCAGGTAGATATTCGTCCAAAAATGCGATAGCCATCTCCCTATCGGCAAGCATCTCTTTGACAAATTTGTCATGCGGATTATTGATAGATTCATCCATAAGTCAAAGATAAAAAAGTCCTGAAAAAATGATTAAACTTTGCCGGAAATAAGATATATACAAATTGAATGTAATGTAACAGAAACAATATTTAGCAGATTAAAAAATATACCCGATCGGCGCAGATTGCAACTGCGATGCAATACATTTATCCCGTTGGAATCAATTCCTACGGGATTAAGAATTTGCAATTCGTTTTTCCAGTTCGGCATCAGCTGCGCCTACGTAGAAGTGATGCTAAGGCTTTACCATAAGTCTTGCCTGAATGCCGGAATTATATAACTTTGCATGGAATGTGCAGATGATATCAATTATTGGCAGTCTGCATAAGTTAGATCAAAAGTTTTAATGGTCAAAAATTAGCAAAAGATTTAAATTAAAAAGAGACAAATGGACATAATTTTTAAAGATGAATATGATATTTATTCTATTAATAAATTAATCATTGATAATCGTGATTTTGAAGAGATAGTTAAATTTTTATCAAAAACTAAAAAAGTAAATAAGCGCAAATATTTCGAATTTATTGAAAAAATGAAAGTCATTTTTGCCATGAGTGATGATTATGAATTTTTATCCACAGCTTCTCTTATTTTCAATGAGTTTAAGGTTCATTCTGCAGTTCCTTTTATAGTAGCCAAATTACTGAAAGGTGATTTTGACAGTTGCGGAGGAACCTTTTTGTATTCACTAATATCTCTGAATCTAAGACATTTAAAAAGTGAGTTGGAAATTCTTTGGGAAAGGGACATCACTTGGGAAATGGAACAGAAACTGATGTTACTTGGAATTAAACCAAAAGACTCCCGATCGGCATAAGCTGAGAAGTTAAGGCACAAGTTGCATTTATCAGGCTTGAAACAGACTGAAACTTGCGCCAGCAAGAGTTGTAAACTTACGCAAGCAAGTGCAAGAGCATAATAATTTTTGAAAAGCTGCAGTTATGGTTAGATATATACATTTTAAAGATAATATCCTACCTTCGCACCATGAAATTTTTATCACTTACCATTCCATTTTTAATTTTCTTTTCTGTCTGTAATTTGATGTTCAGTCAGAGTACTATGAAGGAAAGAGACGAGTTATATGCCAGAGAACAAGCGAAACTGCTCTCGCGGGGTACATTAATCGTCCGGGTTTTTACAAATGGGCAAAAGGTACGACAACTCAGAGATTTTATTAATTCGTCTGAAGTACCCGAAAAAACCAAAACAAAGCTAAGAAAAACACTTGCAGAAACGCAAAAAGATAATGACGAATATTTTGATAATCTGAAGAACGCCATGAGCAGTCAATACACATTTTCAAAAGTGCTGTATATGCCGGATACACTATATAAAACATTTGAAAGTGGGAATGACCATGTATTTTGGAATGAAGAACAAAAGGTAGATAATCTGATTACAATAGATCGGAATAATTATTTTGTAATGATCTGCGGAAACAATCCTGAAAAGCTTTTACTCGTTAACAGGTATTTAAAGATCATTGATAAACCTTTTCCGCATAAAATTCAGATATTTTTGCATGCTTTTAAAAGGATGTTCAACAGCAGAAAATATATGGAAAATCAGGTAAAGGGATTTCAGGATAAACTTGCTTTACTGGCATTATAAATTGGATAGTCAATGTTTATGAGGTATAATTTTGTTGTAATATTTTATTGGTTCATCATAAGTTTTATCTCCTGCAAACAACAGGACAAGGCCGCAATTGAACCAATACCTGAACAAACGGAAAAAATTAAGAAGGAAGAAGTTCCGGAGCAACCCAAAAAAGAAACAATCCCTGAAACAAAGGCAGAAAAAAAAGATATAAAAACGGTACGTCCGATCCCGCCAAAATGGAGTGAGATAAACACAGACAGTGCGGGCATTTTATTGGATATCAGGTATGCGACAAAAGACAACTTTACAAAACAGCAGATATATGAATGTGGTAAATGTTTTCTGAGACCGGAAGCTGCAAAAAAAATTATGCTGGTTCAAAAAAGACCTCAAAGAACGTTATGGTTTCGGATTGAAAATTTTTGATTGCTACAGACCCAAACCTGCACAACAAAAATTGTGGGAGATCGTACCCAATCCGGATTACGTAACACCACCTGATAAAGGTTCTATGCATAATCGCGGTCTCGCCGTAGATCTGACGATCGTGGACAAAAACGGAAAAGAATTGGATATGGGAACTGCTTTTGACTTTTTCGGAAAAGAAGCACACCATGACTACGAAGGCTTTCCCGCTGAAATTCAAAAGAACAGAGTTTTGATTAAAAAAGTGATGGAGCTGCATGGCTTTTCGTCTATCAGAACCGAGTGGTGGCATTATAGTCTGCCTAAGATTTCTTATCCGTTGGCCGATTGGGAGTGGCCATGTGAGTAAGGAATTGGCTGTGGAAGATGTCATCAAATTAAAATTTGGCAACACTCTGATGTAGGCACAGCCTACATCCAGCTGGGTTATAAGTTGGCACAAGTTACAAACTTGCGCCAGCAAGCGGGAACTAATGCATCAGATTTTAATAAACTTTTTTGTGAAATCGGGACTTTTTAGGATATAAACTCCCTGAGGTAATCCTTCCAATTGCAAATTGTATTTGTTTTCATTTTCGGGATGGATACTCCAGCCCTTCTGAATCAGATTACCCATGAGATCCAAAAGATGGATTGTTTGAAGACTGATATTTTGTCCTTCAATAGTCAGGTTTGAAAAAACAGGATTGGGATAAATAACTATATCTGACAGAGGTGTTTTATCTGTCACTGAAACCGATGTCATCCACTCATACGCCCCAATATCAAATCCACCTCCTTGCGGAACAGATGTCCCCATGTGATCTTCTGCAAAGCTTGTTGGTGTACCTGCATTAATCGCCGGACTATTGACTGACAATCGAAAATCCGCATTTACCACATCTGTAAATAATGGATTACTGCCCGCAATTCTATTTGTTTCCATAACAGGCAGATTGGGGGTGGAATTGGCGGGTAAAACAAAATTGTACCAAAGATTATTGCTGAATACAAAACTCCCGGCATTGGTATTGGGTCCAATATTCACAAAAGTAGAAAGAGAATTGTTAAAATAAATGATGTTATTGACAAAACTATTGTCGCCACAAGGTAAAAATCTGGCTGGATTTACCGTTTCCTGAAGGATTCTCATCACCCAGTTTTGTGGGGTGATAAAAGTATTATTGACGACATGTACTCTTACGCAACCGACAAATGCCACTGGCGCCCAACCGCCTACGAAAACATTGGCATACACATTCAAATCTGCTGCTTCAAAAGGTGCATTTTGCGGTCTGAAAAACTCAAGACTTGTACTTCCTCCCAGATTCAAAGCCCTTTGACCACCGTCTTCAAACCAATTTTGAAAAATATCAATATGCTGTGTGCCACCTTTTGCCTGAATACAATTGGAGCCTAATTTATCGAACCTGCAACGCAATATTTTACCCTGATGACAACCTACCATATCGATTCCGCTACCTCCATTGGCACCATTTCGAAATGTACAACCGACTACGTCAAAGTGATCCACTCCTGACATTTTCAGAAAATCATTATTTCCCTGTGCACCCATATCATAAAAACGACAGTTGATAATCTTTACATGATGCGTAGGTGTTGCAAATGTCCCGCCATCATCAATATTCATTCCGTTTCCGGTATGTTTTGTAAAACTTAGACCTTCAATATGGATATAAGATACCTGTGAAAAATGCAGGCCCTGACTACCTCCCTGAAAAATGACTGTCTCTGAATTCGTACCCAAAAAATAGATGTATGCATTTGCATTTCCATGGAGATTGGAGATCAGATTACTACCTGTATAAATAGATGGAAATATAAGCACTGTATCGCCAGGTTGAGCATTTTGTGCTGCTTGTGCAGGCGAAGAATAACTTTTCCCGGGGCCTACTTCCAGTGTCGTTGCAAAAGCGGAATGAGAAATCAGAAAACAAAATAAACTCATAATCCCCTTTATTTTTACAGTTGTCCACTTCATTTGTATCATATTTAAATATTCAGATAATAATACAAAAGTACGGCTTTTCGGCACATCGAACCATACCTTAATTAAGTGGTTTTGTTATATGGTTTTCAGTCTGGTAGAGGTACTTAACATAAATTAATTCAGGAATTCATGAATGACATGTTTATAAGTATA
The genomic region above belongs to Saprospiraceae bacterium and contains:
- a CDS encoding SMI1/KNR4 family protein: MNDLIEIEENKGLKFPEIYKAFYARCEKSIPNGMVGSDLYNNYKELNEWAKELLNEDKVENFLSEDDFVFLMHQGYMFWYFKANGNENPDVYFYHEAELIPKKICSLEYFIKYYPKIQN
- a CDS encoding RidA family protein, which produces MKSFPIIITLLIFCLQSISGQSETHPEERLKMAGFTLPEAKKPIANFVTSVRDGNKLYLSGHGYCGEPTAVDKGKLGKDLSVEQGYQAAKNVGLCMLATVKHAVGDLSKVKRIIRVFGMVNSTEDFVQQPLVMNGFSDLMVLAFGENGKHVRSAVGMAQLPGGMSVEVEMMLEIEEQNK
- a CDS encoding M15 family metallopeptidase — encoded protein: MKIFDCYRPKPAQQKLWEIVPNPDYVTPPDKGSMHNRGLAVDLTIVDKNGKELDMGTAFDFFGKEAHHDYEGFPAEIQKNRVLIKKVMELHGFSSIRTEWWHYSLPKISYPLADWEWPCE
- a CDS encoding right-handed parallel beta-helix repeat-containing protein, with the protein product MKWTTVKIKGIMSLFCFLISHSAFATTLEVGPGKSYSSPAQAAQNAQPGDTVLIFPSIYTGSNLISNLHGNANAYIYFLGTNSETVIFQGGSQGLHFSQVSYIHIEGLSFTKHTGNGMNIDDGGTFATPTHHVKIINCRFYDMGAQGNNDFLKMSGVDHFDVVGCTFRNGANGGSGIDMVGCHQGKILRCRFDKLGSNCIQAKGGTQHIDIFQNWFEDGGQRALNLGGSTSLEFFRPQNAPFEAADLNVYANVFVGGWAPVAFVGCVRVHVVNNTFITPQNWVMRILQETVNPARFLPCGDNSFVNNIIYFNNSLSTFVNIGPNTNAGSFVFSNNLWYNFVLPANSTPNLPVMETNRIAGSNPLFTDVVNADFRLSVNSPAINAGTPTSFAEDHMGTSVPQGGGFDIGAYEWMTSVSVTDKTPLSDIVIYPNPVFSNLTIEGQNISLQTIHLLDLMGNLIQKGWSIHPENENKYNLQLEGLPQGVYILKSPDFTKKFIKI
- a CDS encoding Rpn family recombination-promoting nuclease/putative transposase; translation: MDESINNPHDKFVKEMLADREMAIAFLDEYLPENLRIVLKLEDLTYANTHYITPELSESFSDIVFRIPMKETNQKDVYVSLLLENKSTPEKYAAFQLLGYIANGYLTQFKNKEVIHPIIPVIYYQGKAKWKLKRIKDFFTAFPEDIQNYIPTFESIFISLMGMSDESLLALRNGMLYSAITLQKHRFNPELLEAHIERILTSINPYLSRNFIRTMIVYTLQVTEMDENKLIEIVQKISPDIKKDIMSTYDQLVRKGEIKGEIKGKIEGEIKGEIKGKKEVILNAFENGLAISLISNITKFSEQEVIDVLKEHGKIN